In Macrobrachium rosenbergii isolate ZJJX-2024 chromosome 16, ASM4041242v1, whole genome shotgun sequence, a single genomic region encodes these proteins:
- the LOC136847303 gene encoding protein mono-ADP-ribosyltransferase PARP11-like, producing the protein MERTRRGSKNQNAQRSSQSRQSLQHNEALDRFPQAGRGAAHPKSQKERRSQSAKDLSRPRSAYKNLTKWSYYHDGDVEVPEICVYSIDNRCSFEDRGCLRLHAKCTSQWQVLYRSAWCNFRNFHSIEIEDAFEDVNQSGVQLTPVNPSKLGSAGKDMYKILGNDLWEIDFEQMRVKNINSTNVSYKIRRLSTQSSALSNSSKATTFVWYFLDTNKKWIKYGENDSTQNNENISSIISDEIEKYFCSNGSPQLKFNTSKFQYILDIKSMQQTNLVTKTVRPVRRRPVKKVSTKSQNLEHQGGFGPQKDAVNRDLPPYWDAMKSSDTMRIVTLENSSKEYSDISHLLLLTLPGRRTRAIKRIQNPFLWRPFKNKQLELTLKYGSAKTLNIQRLFHGTREEYVESICKENFDWRLYGTNVGHKFGRGSYFSNSAAVASRYCQPSLLGHCFLLVAEVIVGEVTKGDSSMTRPPKNVFTNELYDTTVDDPVAPKVFVKYDKQEYCPLYVIEFA; encoded by the exons ATGGAGAGGACTAGAAGGGGTTCGAAGAACCAAAATGCACAA AGATCCAGCCAGTCAAGGCAATCACTCCAGCACAATGAAGCACTCGATAGGTTCCCACAAGCTGGCAGAGGTGCAGCACATCCAAAATCACAAAAGGAAAGGCGATCCCAATCGGCCAAAGATTTGAGCAGACCTAGATCAGCATACAAGAATTTGACAAAATGGTCGTATTATCATGACGGTGACGTTGAGGTACCAGAGATTTGTGTCTACTCAATCGATAACAGGTGCAGCTTTGAGGATCGTGGCTGCCTCAGGCTTCACGCCAAGTGCACCAGCCAGTGGCAGGTGTTATACAGATCTGCGTGGTGTAACTTCCGGAATTTCCACTCGATAGAGATTGAGGATGCCTTTGAAGATGTAAATCAATCAGGCGTTCAGCTCACACCAGTCAATCCATCAAAACTGGGAAGTGCAGGGAAGGACATGTATAAAATTCTGGGAAATGATCTGTGGGAAATTGATTTTGAGCAAATGAGGGTGAAAAACATAAACTCTACAAATGTCAGTTATAAGATTCGGCGGTTATCCACCCAGTCTTCTGCTCTGTCAAACAGTTCTAAGGCAACAACCTTTGTATGGTATTTCTTGGATACTAACAAGAAATGGATAAAATATGGAGAAAATGACAGCACACagaacaatgaaaacatttcctcCATTATTTCAGATGAAATAGAAAAGTACTTCTGCAGTAATGGATCACCTCAACTCAAATTCAACACATCCAAATTTCAGTACATTTTAGATATAAAGTCCATGCAGCAAACAAACTTAGTGACTAAAACGGTGAGGCCAGTCCGTCGACGTCCAGTGAAGAAAGTGAGCACAAAATCACAGAATCTCGAACATCAGGGTGGGTTTGGACCACAAAAGGATGCTGTAAACCGAGATTTGCCTCCATATTGGGATGCTATGAAGTCATCTGACACAATGAGAATTGTAACTTTAGAAAATTCCAGTAAGGAGTACAGTGACATATCACATTTATTACTGCTGACACTACCAGGTAGAAGGACTCGTGCCATCAAGAGAATACAGAACCCTTTTCTTTGGAGGCCCTTCAAGAACAAACAACTTGAACTAACACTCAAATATGGAAGTGCAAAAACCCTCAATATTCAGAGGCTTTTCCATGGAACAAGAGAAGAATATGTTGAATCCATATGTAAGGAGAACTTCGACTGGAGGCTTTATGGTACAAATGTGGGACACAAGTTTGGAAGAGGATCATATTTTTCAAATAG TGCAGCAGTGGCAAGCAGATATTGCCAGCCATCTTTGCTGGGTCACTGCTTTCTGTTAGTAGCTGAAGTAATTGTTGGTGAAGTGACCAAAGGTGATAGTAGCATGACCCGCCCACCCAAGAACGTGTTCACAAATGAGCTGTATGATACAACTGTAGATGATCCAGTTGCACCCAAAGTATTTGTGAAATACGACAAGCAAGAATACTGTCCACTCTATGTCATTGAATTTGCATGA